The Pseudoalteromonas sp. N1230-9 genome segment AATATCCATAGCTCCTTGGTGACAATTGTAATACATTCAGCTAGTTCTAAAGTTAGCTAATAAATGATTAAAAATAAATAAATATATCCTTTTTTGAAGAAACATTTATAAATTGTTACTAAATATTGAAAAAACTTAGCCTTACTGCACTTTAAAAAGTGTGTTATAAATTTACTTCATCTTTAACTTTAGCCTTTTTTAATGTTGTATTTGCTACAGCAAAGATTTTTATCTCATGAATAGTTCTAATTTCACAGTACTTGTCTGCGATGACTCAAATGTTGCTAGGAAACAAGTTGTTAGGTGCCTAGGTGATTGCATCAGTGCTGATATCCATCAAGCCAAGAATGGTAAAGAAGCACTCACTTTTTTACGAGAGCAGAGCTTTGATTTGCTGTGCTTGGATTTAACTATGCCAGAAGTCGATGGCGTAACTGTACTCGAAACCATTAAAGCTGAAAAAATAGAGTGTTTTGTCTTAGTTATTTCGGCTGATATTCAAGTTGAAATGAAACAACGAGTTGCAAAACTAGGTGCTATCGACTTTATCGACAAGCCGATAGATATTGCCCGCTTAAAAGCGACCTTGCATAAATTTGGTATTCATTAGTGTTTCTTATAATCTAAATGCATAATTTATCTTCAAGTAAAGGGTTGACAGCCTAGCTAGTAATAGGGCAGTCTAAAGGCTATGAAAACATTTAATCAAGCAACGACCATTATTATTACAACCATCATCCTTACGGGATAGTGGCATAGGTCGGTGCAACAAATATAAAGGCCTGTGTTCACTAGAACACAGGCCTTTTTTTCGTTTATGGGATGAGGAAACATAAATAATGCGAGTATTAAAATTTGGCGGGTCGTCCTTGGCTGACTACGCGTGTTTACAACAGGTAGCTCAGTTAGTCAAAGAAGAATTACGTGATGAAATGTTGTTAGTGCTATCAGCACCAGGTGGTATGACAGATTCTCTGGTAGCGTTAGCAAGTGCAGCAGAGCATGGGCAAGATTTTAGTGAGTTATGGCAAGCACTGGTTGTGCGTTGTGAACAATTAAAAGCAGCTGTCGAAGCTGATTTTGGTCAGGTAGCAAATTGGCCAGACTTGAATGAGCTTAAGAATAAGCTAGATGGTGTTGCACTTTTAAAATGCTGCCCAGACCAAGTACGTGCTTATGTAATCAGTTTTGGTGAGCGCGTTAGTGTTGCCTTGATGGAATGTATGCTTAAAGAAAGTAATGCTCGCTACCTCGAAGCGACGGCGTGTATAGCTTCTGTAGGTGGTTACATTGATGCTGAAGCTGACTTAGCAGCAAGTAAAGTACGTTTTCAAGAAGCATTGAAAGCGGCGCCAAGTACTATTTATATCATGCCAGGTTTCACAGCATCTAATGAGCTAGGGGAGCTTACAACACTTGGTCGTAATGGTTCCGATTACTCAGCTGCGATTGCAGCAGCGTGTTTAGAAGCTGATGTATGCCAGATTTGGACTGAT includes the following:
- a CDS encoding response regulator, giving the protein MNSSNFTVLVCDDSNVARKQVVRCLGDCISADIHQAKNGKEALTFLREQSFDLLCLDLTMPEVDGVTVLETIKAEKIECFVLVISADIQVEMKQRVAKLGAIDFIDKPIDIARLKATLHKFGIH